In Drosophila yakuba strain Tai18E2 chromosome 2R, Prin_Dyak_Tai18E2_2.1, whole genome shotgun sequence, a single genomic region encodes these proteins:
- the LOC6529859 gene encoding cryptochrome-2: protein MDAQRSTLVHWFRKGLRVHDNPALSQIFSAANAAPGKYFVRPIFILDPGILDWMQVGANRWRFLQQTLEDLDNQLRKLNSRLFVVRGKPADVFPRIFKSWRVEILSFETDIEPYSMTRDAAVQKLAKTEGVKVETYCSHTIYNPELVIAKNLGKAPITYQKFLGIVEQLKLPKVLGSPEKLTNITSPPKDEVEQEDLAAYDCPTMEQLVKRPEELGPNKFPGGETEALRRMEDSLKDEIWVARFEKPNTAPNSLEPSTTVLSPYLKFGCLSARLFYQKLTEIIKRQSKHSQPPVSLIGQLMWREFYYTVAAAEPNFDRMLGNVYCMQIPWQEHPDHLEAWTHGRTGYPFIDAIMRQLRQEGWIHHLARHAVACFLTRGDLWISWEEGQRVFEQLLLDQDWALNAGNWMWLSASAFFYQYFRVYSPVAFGKKTDPQGHYIRKYVPELSKYPSGCIYEPWKASLADQRAYGCVLGTDYPHRIVKHEVVHKDNIKRMGAAYKVNREVRTGKQEESSFEEKSETSTSGKRKVRRVAGNAPKRKR from the exons ATGGATGCACAAAGGTCCACTTTGGTCCATTGGTTCCGTAAAGGACTCAGGGTACACGACAACCCCGCATTATCCCAAATTTTTTCCGCCGCTAACGCTGCCCCAGGAAAATACTTTGTCCGCCCGATTTTCATCCTGGATCCAGGAATCCTCGATTGGATGCAAGTGGGTGCCAATCGATGGCGATTCCTGCAGCAAACCCTGGAGGACTTAGATAACCAGCTTCGGAAACTTAATTCCCGTCTGTTTGTGGTGCGCGGGAAGCCCGCGGATGTTTTTCCCCGTATTTTCAAGAGTTGGCGCGTAGAAATTCTGTCTTTTGAGACAGATATCGAGCCGTACTCCATGACGCGAGATGCTGCCGTGCAGAAGTTGGCCAAGACAGAGGGTGTCAAAGTGGAAACTTACTGCTCCCACACTATTTACAATCCGGAATTGGTTATAGCGAAGAATCTTGGCAAGGCTCCAATTACGTATCAAAAGTTCCTGGGCATTGTGGAGCAACTAAAATTACCCAAAGTTTTAGGGTCTCCTGAAAAGCTAACAAATATAACTTCACCACCTAAAGATGAAGTGGAGCAAGAGGACTTGGCGGCCTATGATTGTCCCACGATGGAGCAATTAGTAAAACGACCTGAGGAACTCGGACCTAATAAGTTTCCGGGAG GTGAAACAGAGGCCCTGCGCCGCATGGAGGATTCCCTAAAGGATGAGATCTGGGTTGCCCGCTTTGAGAAGCCTAACACGGCACCCAACTCGCTGGAGCCTAGCACTACAGTACTGAGTCCTTACCTCAAATTTGGATGCCTTAGTGCCCGACTGTTTTATCAAAAGCTCACGGAGATAATCAAGCGCCAGTCGAAGCACTCGCAGCCGCCCGTTTCGCTCATTGGACAACTCATGTGGAGGGAATTTTACTATACAGTGGCGGCTGCGGAGCCCAATTTCGATCGCATGTTGGGCAATGTATACTGCATGCAGATTCCATGGCAGGAGCATCCTGATCACTTGGAGGCCTGGACTCACGGACGCACCGGATATCCTTTTATCGACGCCATTATGCGTCAGCTGCGCCAGGAGGGTTGGATCCATCATCTGGCCCGGCATGCGGTGGCTTGTTTCTTAACTCGCGGAGACCTCTGGATCAGCTGGGAGGAAGGACAGCGGGTGTTTGAGCAGCTATTGCTGGATCAGGACTGGGCCTTAAACGCTGGCAATTGGATGTGGCTATCTGCGTCCGCCTTTTTTTACCAGTACTTTCGCGTCTACAGTCCGGTGGCATTTGGCAAGAAGACGGATCCCCAAGGGCACTATATAAGGAAGTATGTGCCGGAACTCTCAAAATATCCATCTGGCTGTATTTATGAGCCCTGGAAGGCTTCGCTCGCGGATCAGCGGGCATACGGATGCGTCCTAGGCACGGATTATCCTCACCGGATTGTTAAACACGAAGTGGTGCACAAGGATAACATTAAGAGAATGGGGGCAGCCTACAAAGTAAACCGGGAGGTGCGGACGGGCAAGCAGGAGGAGTCGTCTTTCGAGGAGAAATCAGAAACCTCCACTTCAGGCAAGCGGAAGGTGCGAAGGGTAGCCGGAAATGCCCCTAAGCGAAAACGTTaa
- the LOC26535527 gene encoding sperm-associated antigen 7 yields the protein MDLLDSILNAMDAPPANNEQQKSLIKKQREMMERMQNKQKEELLRFRKYVDERMGRFAKDDRRCIEFQPLDKVHRSVIHEVAENGGFIAMSFGREDVDRHSVVYKKEHAPGEDEVTARRNGDGWNEEIAKEYAERRRERLAQEQSDKEASASEAASSASSTSAAADQDSAEVKPTTNYKAKYAHLIGESAALQAARKTETNQSYGFVPSKNKKDVRSIEQTLADIQAKKRLRLAQQQELEQEQLAQEATTSTEDP from the coding sequence ATGGATCTGCTAGACTCAATACTCAACGCCATGGATGCACCGCCTGCCAACAACGAGCAACAGAAGTCGCTGATCAAGAAACAGCGCGAAATGATGGAGCGGATGCAGAACAAACAGAAGGAGGAGCTCCTCCGATTCCGAAAGTATGTGGACGAACGGATGGGACGATTTGCCAAGGACGACAGGCGATGCATCGAGTTCCAGCCGCTGGATAAGGTGCATCGCTCGGTGATCCACGAAGTAGCCGAAAATGGTGGTTTCATTGCCATGAGCTTTGGACGCGAGGATGTGGACCGACATTCGGTTGTGTACAAAAAAGAGCACGCTCCTGGCGAAGATGAGGTCACGGCGCGTCGGAACGGTGACGGCTGGAACGAAGAGATAGCCAAGGAGTACGCGGAGCGACGGCGGGAACGATTGGCGCAGGAGCAAAGTGACAAAGAAGCCTCCGCATCCGAAGCAGCAAGTTCCGCCTCGTCCACATCCGCAGCCGCGGATCAGGACTCTGCCGAAGTTAAACCCACGACCAACTACAAGGCCAAGTATGCACACCTCATCGGGGAGTCGGCCGCATTGCAGGCGGCTCGTAAGACGGAGACCAACCAAAGCTACGGATTCGTGCCCAGCAAGAACAAGAAGGATGTGCGCTCCATCGAACAAACTTTGGCCGACATCCAGGCCAAAAAGCGTCTGCGATTAGCTCAGCAGCAGGAGCTAGAGCAGGAGCAACTAGCGCAAGAGGCAACCACATCCACAGAGGACCCATGA
- the LOC6529868 gene encoding probable palmitoyltransferase ZDHHC24 — translation MRFRTLKNMWPKKKLEQFLMVFILCGLPAIYYVLMEIILPELSDYGSPAYVFQLLLGVFLFSNVMSNYVMCILVDPSIDPKLMKSQLERGEHQEDWQKCDQCEILAPPGSRHCWKCGVCVLKRDHHCFFTGCCIGHENYRYFFYFLIYFFLSCAISLTSSSIFIYVLHGGRYQLSMLTDLTPSTSKFKNVHLNSLIMRIIYFKWPDRYEVVFTLVFVMLWIGVCVAAYVAYDQWSRGYICYDFKFQNFPFDRKLRRNFKTFLGRRMRWTWISGFIPSQLDHDGFDLDNHQG, via the coding sequence ATGAGGTTTCGAACGCTGAAGAACATGTGGCCAAAAAAGAAGTTGGAGCAATTTCTTATGGTATTCATTTTATGTGGCTTGCCCGCCATATACTATGTTCTGATGGAGATTATACTGCCGGAGTTGTCGGATTACGGGTCACCTGCTTACGTATTTCAGCTGCTGCTCGGAGTGTTTCTCTTTTCGAATGTGATGTCAAACTATGTCATGTGCATCCTGGTGGACCCTAGCATCGATCCCAAGCTAATGAAGAGTCAATTGGAGCGGGGAGAGCACCAAGAGGACTGGCAGAAGTGCGACCAGTGTGAGATTCTTGCTCCACCCGGATCACGTCACTGCTGGAAGTGTGGTGTTTGTGTGCTGAAGCGAGATCATCACTGCTTCTTTACGGGATGTTGCATCGGCCATGAGAACTATAGATACTTCTTCTATTTCCTCATCTACTTTTTTCTAAGCTGCGCGATTTCTTTGACGTCatcatcaatatttatttacgtACTTCATGGGGGCAGATACCAGCTCTCTATGCTGACTGATCTCACGCCGAGCACttcgaaatttaaaaatgtccaCTTGAACTCTCTTATTATGAggataatttattttaagtggCCTGATAGATACGAGGTGGTGTTCACTCTGGTATTCGTCATGCTTTGGATCGGGGTATGCGTAGCTGCTTATGTGGCTTATGATCAGTGGTCCCGTGGCTATATTTGCtatgattttaaatttcaaaacttTCCTTTTGACCGAAAACTGCGCCGGAACTTTAAGACCTTTTTGGGGAGGCGAATGAGATGGACCTGGATCTCTGGATTTATTCCCAGCCAGCTGGACCACGACGGATTCGATCTGGACAACCATCAAGGATAG
- the LOC6529869 gene encoding uncharacterized protein LOC6529869: MEPSKSESRHRLNAGGPSSSPASSGEYIKVVESQCETDGFVNEQWTEPATQSPVPWKTIVIILLLFIGGIICIAFATLNWVTDTSRERSDRVWALGIIGALTFIPGSYYVYVLFCIMLNRNGFTMDEIRRLG, translated from the exons ATGGAGCCCTCCAAATCAGAGTCGCGGCATCGCCTAAATGCGGGGGGACCGAGCTCATCGCCAGCAAGCTCTGGAGAATACATCAAGGTGGTGGAGTCCCAATGCGAGACCGATGGATTCGTTAATGAACAGTGGACGGAACCAGCGACCCAAAGTCCAGTGCCCTGGAAAACCATCGTTATTATACTATTGCTTTTCATCGGTGGGATT ATTTGTATCGCCTTCGCTACTCTAAACTGGGTGACGGATACAAGCCGGGAGCGCTCGGATCGGGTGTGGGCGTTGGGTATTATAGGGGCACTGACCTTTATTCCGGGAAGCTACTATGTCTACGTCCTCTTCTGCATAATGCTCAACCGCAATGGATTCACCATGGACGAGATACGAAGACTGGGCTGA
- the LOC6529870 gene encoding protein brunelleschi: MRAAVGLMLSHGAGGMEPAMSRPDYEQSALHHSCLLVLLRGVGPSRARVLQRAFDKVRRVNHIRVNDSSGHPRSIWIRFVHDHPVEHNDWGDFQTHRRLLGLITIGKFDSQTELNELCRQHESLKVRYGSTLYESRAIFFGPDEPPLETIGEVLGPPTAVGRRLQDEFTTPSNFKAQAFFYREQDSCADLEARIGDFASALFWVLESRRLERSREKADKVSLLLAPFEKRDFVGLDMESRNNRKRCVGRVMKNLADLSLQAGLVDDALSLYHNANETLRSVGDSLWVGATEEGLCAASAMLLYPQMRETETLHRNSSLQEAGTSPLKNIPDKWRASDATKKVSASDATASNVDSCQPQQRVTSNSSSCSSVSSLVTTATNSSASDTPTTSSSSTSTISVTPIPGHQRNGDLPGNILKAEEITNYYRKAIINYSKYRHAATIETEAALKASRICIEQNRPLDVAMFLQNILYINLSMSEAERVKRFEVITDLYQQIGYQRKAAFFQRLAALKHVQQGSQAPDWNQSYRLMLGSFTGYRLCLDPLEVIENAAGWPALQIDLVQTLITAARRLGHSALATRHMTFLLQTQWDNMSPTEQSEMAVQLQNLSAQCEGSPVPLVLDNGTVIPPANLTDLPYCLDLQVKDLPAHLRPQRIKVAKADSGPFLFTPIHFNSVDRRDQKKDKNKIAFQWVQNDLSEVTVRLRNPLPFELAVTDMRLLTNGVVFESLPQTLVLQPHVPTYVALHGTPIETGQLDLQGYSTHTLGVKSNCRLKHMRGRSFPPNYVVDVIPALPRISVKTSLPQTATFSNMNSADIVVTSASLTLYNGESSSCTITITNESATLPLEHIEFSINSNVEQELQQKIFRIDEEAIKANLPVPPQGTIEIILDVYAEADFVCPQPPASLHSGAAPGDYGAASLTHYSSVSTSGHASLPSRVGSPHQRRNEPKNSSFRSTISGGPPSLAALSLQPGGGGGVGPSSLGSQYNQHIEAQVRFKYSGGEALTAGYCRQCAVSFNLELLPSAQITSWDVLPAEIASQFYLVLDISNLTAQEMSLNYTDTKNILIEAKESCRVPIPVDRCSLEKVVAARAAEVAENLERELCFRTQLLSFNDALSKLCSIHIAERVKINWLLTGTDIQGIASLRGIVLSQSMVDLTAVSPLEWAISFQDTLVQPHNEIVCTVGQRSLLSIQLANQSLQPLRNLVLSIKFYQDYLNGMENYNLETRVAISGPNRIAIPLLEKNEQKKHTCSVIFFTPGRFKASIECISNPQKQSEQSASLLTRSCPAETETVGQSVMFSSSYDEQQAHVWKLIPPIEVTVVEQ, translated from the exons ATGCGTGCGGCCGTTGGCCTGATGCTGTCGCACGGTGCTGGTGGCATGGAGCCAGCGATGTCACGCCCGGATTACGAGCAGAGCGCCCTGCACCACAGCTGCCTGCTGGTGCTGCTACGCGGCGTGGGTCCATCGCGCGCTCGGGTCCTTCAGCGGGCGTTTGATAAAGTGCGACGTGTCAATCACATAAGGGTCAATG ACTCCTCTGGCCATCCCCGCTCCATTTGGATCCGCTTCGTTCACGATCATCCCGTGGAGCACAACGATTGGGGCGACTTTCAGACCCATCGCCGTCTGTTGGGACTTATCACCATTGGCAAGTTCGATAGTCAAACCGAGCTCAATGAGCTGTGCCGTCAGCACGAGTCCCTGAAAGTTCGCTACGGGTCTACACTGTACGAGTCCCGCGCCATTTTCTTTGGACCCGATGAGCCGCCACTGGAAACCATTGGGGAGGTGCTGGGACCGCCGACAGCTGTGGGACGACGGCTCCAGGATGAGTTCACAACGCCATCGAACTTTAAAGCGCAGGCCTTCTTCTATCGCGAACAGGATTCGTGTGCCGATCTCGAAGCTCGAATTGGCGACTTTGCCAGCGCGTTGTTTTGGGTCCTAGAATCACGGCGGTTAGAGCGATCTCGCGAGAAGGCTGACAAGGTAAGCCTGTTGCTGGCGCCCTTTGAAAAACGGGACTTTGTGGGCCTAGACATGGAGTCGAGGAACAATAGGAAAAGGTGCGTAGGTCGTGTGATGAAGAACCTGGCAGATCTTTCGCTGCAAGCCGGCCTGGTTGACGACGCCTTGAGTTTGTACCACAATGCGAATGAAACCTTGAGGTCGGTGGGTGATTCCCTGTGGGTTGGGGCAACCGAGGAGGGTCTGTGTGCCGCTTCCGCAATGCTCTTGTATCCCCAAATGCGAGAAACCGAAACACTTCACAGAAACTCGTCGCTTCAGGAGGCTG GCACCTCCCCTTTAAAAAACATCCCCGATAAGTGGCGTGCTAGCGACGCCACCAAGAAGGTTAGCGCCAGTGACGCCACCGCTAGCAATGTAGATTCCTGCCAGCCACAGCAGCGCGTAACCTCGAACTCATCTTCCTGCTCTTCCGTGTCTTCCCTGGTAACAACGGCCACCAATTCCTCCGCCTCGGACACGCCAACAACATCGTCTTCTTCCACTTCAACGATATCGGTAACACCGATACCAGGACATCAAAGAAACGGCGATCTACCGGGTAACATCCTTAAGGCGGAGGAGATTACCAACTACTATCGGAAGGCCATCATTAACTACAGCAAGTATAGACACGCAGCCACTATAGAGACGGAGGCGGCACTGAAGGCCTCGCGGATTTGCATCGAGCAGAATCGTCCCCTGGATGTGGCCATGTTTCTGCAGAATATACTTTACATAAACCTGAGCATGAGCGAAGCCGAGAGAGTAAAGAGATTCGAGGTTATTACGGACCTGTACCAGCAGATCGGATACCAAAGGAAGGCGGCATTTTTTCAAAGACTCGCTGCACTCAAGCACGTTCAGCAGGGCAGCCAAGCGCCGGACTGGAATCAAAGCTACCGCCTCATGTTAGGCAGCTTTACTGGGTACCGGCTTTGTCTCGATCCGTTGGAAGTAATAGAAAACGCAGCCGGCTGGCCGGCGTTGCAAATCGATCTGGTCCAGACCCTCATAACGGCTGCCAGGCGTTTGGGACACTCTGCTTTGGCCACACGGCACATGACCTTTTTACTTCAGACTCAATGGGATAATATGTCGCCCACAGAACAAAGCGAGATGGCTGTGCAACTGCAG aatttaagcGCTCAATGTGAGGGCTCTCCTGTTCCCTTAGTGCTGGACAATGGCACTGTGATACCACCCGCCAATCTCACGGATCTACCCTACTGCCTCGatcttcaagttaaagatTTGCCCGCTCATTTACGGCCGCAAAGAATAAAAGTGGCCAAAGCGGATAGTGGGCCTTTTCTATTTACTCCCATACACTTTAATTCTGTCGACAGAAGGGACCAGAAAAaggataaaaataaaatag CTTTTCAGTGGGTGCAAAATGATCTTAGTGAAGTGACTGTGCGCCTGCGGAATCCGCTGCCCTTTGAGCTGGCCGTCACGGACATGAGATTGCTGACAAACGGCGTGGTGTTTGAGTCTTTGCCTCAGACTCTTGTCCTCCAGCCACATGTGCCCACGTATGTAGCGCTACATGGAACGCCAATTGAGACGGGGCAACTAGATCTGCAGGGCTACAGCACGCACACGCTCGGTGTAAAGTCAAACTGTCGCCTGAAGCACATGCGTGGACGCAGCTTTCCGCCAAACTACGTGGTTGACGTTATCCCCGCCCTTCCTAGAATATCCGTAAAAACTTCGCTACCACAGACAGCGACGTTTAGCAACATGAACAGTGCGGATATCGTGGTGACCTCTGCCAGCTTGACGCTGTACAACGGAGAATCCTCCAGCTGCACAATAACTATTACTAATGAGAGTGCCACGCTCCCACTGGAGCACATAGAGTTTAGCATCAACTCAAATGTAGAGCAGGAACTGCAGCAAAAGATCTTCCGAATAGATGAAGAAGCCATCAAG GCCAATTTGCCAGTGCCACCCCAGGGCACCATTGAAATTATACTGGATGTTTATGCTGAAGCGGACTTCGTCTGCCCTCAACCACCCGCTTCATTGCATTCCGGCGCTGCTCCTGGGGACTACGGTGCGGCGTCACTAACGCACTACTCGAGCGTGTCCACCTCTGGGCATGCCAGCTTACCCTCGAGAGTCGGTTCTCCACATCAACGTCGAAATGAGCCAAAGAATTCCAGTTTCCGATCGACCATTTCAGGCGGTCCACCTTCGCTGGCTGCCTTAAGCTTGCAGCCTGGCGGTGGGGGAGGAGTAGGACCTTCCAGCCTTGGTTCACAATATAACCAGCACATAGAGGCGCAAGTGAGATTTAAGTACTCCGGCGGAGAGGCTTTGACGGCGGGCTACTGCCGCCAGTGTGCGGTGTCCTTTAATCTAGAGCTTTTGCCTAGCGCACAGATTACAAGCTGGGATGTGCTTCCCGCAGAGAT AGCCTCTCAATTTTACCTGGTACTTGACATCTCCAACCTAACCGCTCAAGAAATGTCGCTCAACTATACGGACACCAAGAATATACTCATCGAGGCTAAAGAGAGTTGCCGGGTGCCCATACCCGTAGATCGGTGCTCCCTGGAGAAAGTGGTGGCTGCTCGGGCTGCCGAGGTAGCTGAGAATCTGGAAAGGG AACTCTGCTTTCGGACGCAGCTGCTGTCTTTTAACGATGCTTTGAGTAAGCTCTGCTCAATTCACATAGCTGAAAGGGTGAAAATAAATTGGCTGCTAACGGGGACGGACATTCAGGGAATCGCCTCACTGCGAGGAATAGTTCTTTCCCAGTCTATGGTGGATTTGACAGCTGTGTCGCCTTTGGAGTGGG CTATCAGCTTTCAAGACACGCTCGTGCAGCCGCACAATGAGATTGTGTGTACTGTGGGCCAGCGGTCGCTGCTAAGCATCCAGCTGGCCAATCAATCCCTGCAACCACTTAGAAATTTGGTGTTGAGCATAAAGTTCTATCAAGATTATCTGAACGGAATGGAAAATTACAATTTAGAGACACGCGTGGCCATTTCAGGACCAAATAG AATTGCAATACCACTACTGGAGAAAAACGAGCAGAAAAAGCACACTTGCTCTGTGATATTCTTTACCCCCGGACGTTTCAAAGCCAGCATCGAATGTATCAGCAATCCGCAGAAGCAGTCGGAGCAGTCGGCGTCACTGCTAACCCGCTCCTGTCCGGCAGAAACGGAGACTGTCGGCCAATCGGTCATGTTCTCCTCCAGCTACGATGAGCAGCAGGCGCATGTGTGGAAATTAATTCCGCCCATCGAGGTGACCGTCGTGGAGCAGTGA
- the LOC6529871 gene encoding eEF1A lysine and N-terminal methyltransferase homolog, which produces MNLLPKTREEFAQTDYWNEFFKKRGEKAFEWYGEYLELCDQIHKYIKPSDRILMLGCGNSKLSMDMYDTGFRDITNIDISPIAVKKMLELNAKTRPDMKFLQMDATAMTFPDESFSVSLDKGTLDALFADDEPETRLVVENYFKEILRTMRNGGRYVGISLLQEHILNFLLEFLPKHNCMLRIVHCLGVEQANKEKNADDALTLPVFVVVATKFKSLPMPILEFGFGNDKMQRFTSVSELNNAVSSVQKAALVCNGLARSNIAGHNEVIMDLHRPSEKTPRYTIHILDKPPARGLGKYAAFIVPQGREVEWLFSTPVGRKKLQDSANFQRLAVVTLHRDQVYSTLDEVKLELADCIRNLSPTGLSEQIPYLSLGSDVGKRETLICGFSKISGDFRIEEVEANGKTLRRLIFLSNQFVVQSEALVKTVKIKGKKERRKIDFGYLACQHHLYMSVGVQLATTVQNPKRDVKKDVLVIGLGGGGLCSFLHAALPQARITAVEIDPIMLEVAEQYFELKQDTRFHVVIDDGLDFVERCRNEDIHFDAVLFDVDSKDLSLGMSCPPQSFLATKILQHIKEIIGPKGLFMLNLVCRDESLRTEALDNLHKVFPAVCSYKLEEDINEIIYCANDEKYKTVEQWKKNMGTAGRGLNSAVKETKLASEDALEVAEFLSELKI; this is translated from the exons ATGAATTTACTGCCCAAGACCCGCGAGGAATTCGCACAGACCGATTACTGGAATGAGTTCTTCAAGAAGCGTGGTGAGAAGGCCTTTGAGTG GTACGGCGAATACCTGGAGTTGTGCGATCAGATCCACAAATATATCAAGCCGTCGGATAGGATTCTAATGCTGGGATGCGGTAATTCCAAATTGAGTATGGATATGTACGACACCGGGTTTCG GGATATTACAAACATAGATATATCTCCCATCGCTGTCAAGAAAATGCTGGAACTGAATGCCAAAACCCGTCCAGATATGAAGTTTCTGCAAATGGACGCGACAGCAATGACGTTCCCGGATGAAAGCTTTTCGGTGTCCTTGGACAAGGGAACGCTGGATGCTCTATTTGCAGATGATGAACCTGAAACGAGACTGGTGGTGGAAAACTATTTCAAGGAAATACTTAGAACTATGAG GAATGGTGGTCGCTATGTGGGCATCTCCCTGCTGCAAGAGCACATCCTCAATTTTCTACTGGAGTTCCTGCCCAAGCACAATTGCATGCTAAGGATTGTTCACTGCTTGGGGGTTGAACAGGCCAACAAAGAGAAGAATGCCGATGATGCCTTGACACTGCCTGTTTTCGTAGTTGTCGCTACTAAATTTAAGAGCCTTCCAATGCCT ATTCTCGAGTTTGGTTTCGGCAACGACAAGATGCAAAGATTCACCTCAGTTTCCGAGCTGAATAACGCAGTTTCCTCTGTCCAAAAGGCCGCTTTGGTTTGCAACGGTCTAGCCAGATCTAACATAGCTGGGCACAATGAGGTGATCATGGATCTACACCGGCCATCAGAGAAAACCCCTCGTTATACTATTCACATACTAGATAAGCCGCCGGCTCGCGGCCTCGGAAAATACGCGGCGTTCATTGTTCCTCAGGGAAGAGAGGTAGAGTGGCTTTTTTCTACGCCTGTTGGGCGAAAAAAGCTCCAAGACTCCGCCAACTTCCAGCGACTGGCTGTGGTTACCCTTCATCGGGATCAGGTTTACAGTACCTTGGACGAAGTCAAACTAGAGTTGGCCGACTGCATTAGGAACCTATCGCCAACCGGACTCAGTGAGCAGATACCGTATCTATCTCTTGGATCCGATGTGGGCAAAAGGGAAACACTCATTTGTGGGTTCTCTAAGATATCAGGAGATTTCCGCATAGAGGAAGTTGAGGCCAATGGCAAAACCCTGCGACGACTTATTTTTCTCAGCAATCAGTTTGTTGTGCAGTCGGAAGCCTTAGTTAAAACAG TCaaaataaaaggcaaaaaggaGCGCAGGAAGATCGACTTCGGTTACCTAGCCTGCCAGCATCATTTGTACATGTCCGTGGGTGTCCAACTGGCCACAACAGTGCAAAATCCCAAAAGGGATGTGAAAAAGGATGTTCTCGTAATCGGCTTGGGAGGCGGTGGCCTGTGCAGCTTTCTTCATGCCGCTTTGCC GCAAGCTAGAATTACGGCCGTGGAAATTGATCCAATAATGTTGGAGGTGGCTGAGCAGTACTTCGAGCTCAAACAGGACACACGCTTTCATGTGGTAATCGACGATGGTTTGGATTTCGTGGAGCGATGCCGTAATGAAG ATATTCACTTTGATGCCGTGTTGTTTGATGTAGACAGCAAGGATCTCAGTCTAGGAATGAGTTGTCCGCCTCAAAGTTTTCTAGCTACGAAGATTCTGCAGCACATAAAGGAGATTATTGGTCCGAAAGGTCTCTTTATGTTAAATCTCGTGTGTCGCGATGAGAGCCTTCGTACTGAAGCCCTCGACAATCTGCACAAAGTCTTCCCTGCTGTGTGCAGCTATAAACTAGAGGAAGACATCAACGAAATTATATATTGTGCCAACGATGAAAAGTACAAAACTGTCGAGCAGTGGAAGAAGAACATGGGAACCGCTGGTCGAGGGTTGAATAGTGCCGTCAAGGAGACAAAGCTGGCTAGTGAAGACGCCCTTGAGGTGGCAGAGTTCCTCAGcgaattgaaaatataa